The proteins below come from a single Mercenaria mercenaria strain notata chromosome 3, MADL_Memer_1, whole genome shotgun sequence genomic window:
- the LOC123524038 gene encoding thioredoxin-like isoform X1 → MCTSHMEQDELEAFLEECGDKKVVIDFWAAWCGPCKIVGPVFERMAKDPSVSDKLVFVKVDVDEATDIAEWIGIECMPMFVFYQHGEKIDEFAGANGKLLEQKIREHAQD, encoded by the exons GATGAGCTGGAAGCATTTTTGGAGGAGTGTGGTGATAAAAAAGTCGTTATAGATTTCTGGGCAGCTTGGTGCGGACCCTGTAAGATTGTTGGACCCGTCTTTGAG AGAATGGCTAAAGATCCGTCAGTGTCGGACAAACTAGTTTTTGTGAAGGTTGATGTCGATGAGGCAACA gaTATTGCAGAATGGATTGGTATAGAGTGCATGCCAATGTTCGTGTTCTATCAACATGGAGAAAAg ATAGACGAATTTGCTGGAGCAAATGGTAAACTTCTGGAGCAAAAAATAAGAGAACATGCGCAAGATTAA
- the LOC123524038 gene encoding thioredoxin-like isoform X2 yields the protein MHEIFNLDELEAFLEECGDKKVVIDFWAAWCGPCKIVGPVFERMAKDPSVSDKLVFVKVDVDEATDIAEWIGIECMPMFVFYQHGEKIDEFAGANGKLLEQKIREHAQD from the exons ATGCACGAGATTTTTAATCTG GATGAGCTGGAAGCATTTTTGGAGGAGTGTGGTGATAAAAAAGTCGTTATAGATTTCTGGGCAGCTTGGTGCGGACCCTGTAAGATTGTTGGACCCGTCTTTGAG AGAATGGCTAAAGATCCGTCAGTGTCGGACAAACTAGTTTTTGTGAAGGTTGATGTCGATGAGGCAACA gaTATTGCAGAATGGATTGGTATAGAGTGCATGCCAATGTTCGTGTTCTATCAACATGGAGAAAAg ATAGACGAATTTGCTGGAGCAAATGGTAAACTTCTGGAGCAAAAAATAAGAGAACATGCGCAAGATTAA